The Nocardioides salarius genome includes a region encoding these proteins:
- a CDS encoding ATP-binding protein: protein MVVTEGSSPRTVARTLTPALHRLAVLIGVIALIAIVGVVLSTRAVDDLTEGLQPASVGNQAVLQDLTDLESAVGAWARSGEPGALDDYQQALARLPGHQQVVAQYAAADAPLMALVQAQRDAAERWLVDYAQPRVQAPGGAETFQLRRYRQGQRLFEQVRAAHQETAALFGSRVREASAAATWRLRATIGSVALLTLLGWLVVGRSRARLLAEVSRPLVALEGVVHQMAKDPTVRARPEGPREVRSVALALNDLADAQSRARAVEHKVTEELRVLDTARDDFVSNVSHELRTPLTTIHGYLEMVAEEFEDTMSPRHERILEASRRNVARLKTLIDDLLTLSKAENRATSLEAVDLVPLVRDAVTDVSITASGRGIVVEQDLGEHPVVVLADRPMLGRAFLNLLSNAVKFSLEQGRVTVSLRIEETDGRRSGVVTVLDRGIGIPSAELERLGSRFFRASNAVTNEIAGTGLGLRIVQTIVDKHGGDVRIDSEEGRGTRVVVRIPLQSDG from the coding sequence GGGCGTGGTGCTCTCCACCCGCGCCGTCGACGACCTCACCGAGGGGTTGCAGCCGGCCTCGGTGGGCAACCAGGCGGTGCTGCAGGACCTGACCGACCTCGAGTCGGCCGTCGGCGCGTGGGCGCGCAGCGGCGAGCCCGGTGCGCTGGACGACTACCAGCAGGCGCTCGCCAGGCTGCCGGGGCACCAGCAGGTCGTCGCGCAGTACGCCGCCGCCGACGCACCGCTGATGGCCCTGGTGCAGGCGCAGCGCGACGCTGCCGAGCGCTGGCTGGTCGACTACGCCCAGCCACGGGTCCAGGCGCCCGGCGGTGCCGAGACCTTCCAGCTGCGTCGCTACCGCCAGGGCCAGCGCCTCTTCGAGCAGGTGCGGGCCGCGCACCAGGAGACCGCCGCGCTGTTCGGCAGTCGGGTGCGCGAGGCCAGCGCCGCCGCGACCTGGCGCCTGCGGGCCACCATCGGGTCGGTGGCGCTGCTGACCCTGCTGGGCTGGCTCGTGGTCGGTCGGTCCCGGGCGCGGCTGCTGGCGGAGGTCTCGCGCCCGCTGGTGGCGCTCGAGGGCGTCGTGCACCAGATGGCCAAGGACCCCACCGTCCGGGCCCGGCCCGAGGGCCCGCGCGAGGTCCGCTCCGTCGCGCTGGCCCTCAACGACCTCGCCGACGCCCAGTCGCGGGCGCGCGCGGTGGAGCACAAGGTGACCGAGGAGCTGCGCGTGCTCGACACCGCGCGCGACGACTTCGTCTCCAACGTCTCCCACGAGCTGCGGACCCCGCTGACCACGATCCACGGCTACCTCGAGATGGTGGCCGAGGAGTTCGAGGACACGATGTCGCCGCGCCACGAGCGGATCCTCGAGGCCAGCCGGCGCAACGTGGCCCGCCTCAAGACGCTCATCGACGACCTGCTGACCCTGTCGAAGGCCGAGAACCGGGCCACCTCGCTGGAGGCGGTCGACCTGGTCCCGCTGGTGCGCGACGCCGTCACCGACGTCTCCATCACCGCCTCGGGCCGCGGCATCGTGGTCGAGCAGGACCTCGGGGAGCACCCCGTCGTCGTGCTGGCCGACCGGCCGATGCTCGGGCGTGCCTTCCTCAACCTGCTCAGCAACGCGGTGAAGTTCAGCCTCGAGCAGGGCCGGGTCACGGTCTCGCTGCGCATCGAGGAGACCGACGGGCGCCGCTCCGGCGTCGTCACGGTGCTCGACCGGGGCATCGGCATCCCCTCCGCCGAGCTTGAGCGCCTCGGCAGCCGGTTCTTCCGCGCCTCCAACGCTGTGACCAACGAGATCGCCGGCACCGGCCTGGGGCTGCGGATCGTGCAGACCATCGTCGACAAGCACGGCGGCGACGTGCGCATCGACTCCGAGGAGGGCCGGGGCACCCGCGTCGTGGTGCGGATCCCGCTCCAGTCCGACGGCTGA
- the rpmE gene encoding 50S ribosomal protein L31: MKKDIHPEYTETQVTCTCGSTFTTRSTATSGTMRADVCSQCHPFYTGKQKILDTGGRVARFEARYAKKK, from the coding sequence ATGAAGAAGGACATCCACCCGGAGTACACCGAGACCCAGGTGACCTGCACCTGCGGCAGCACCTTCACCACCCGCAGCACCGCGACCTCCGGCACCATGCGTGCCGACGTCTGCTCGCAGTGCCACCCGTTCTACACCGGCAAGCAGAAGATCCTCGACACCGGCGGCCGCGTGGCCCGCTTCGAGGCCCGCTACGCCAAGAAGAAGTAG
- the prfA gene encoding peptide chain release factor 1: MFEAVESMLAEHAELEQRLAEPETHADARLAKRLNRRYSELSAVIRTWREWQRLGEDAGAARELAGEDPAFGDEAVELDARREEAAERLRRLLVPRDETDDKDALLEVKSGEGGEESALFAGDLLRMYTRYAERHGWSVEVLDSTESDLGGYKSVTVAVKAKGTPEPGEAPFARLKFEGGVHRVQRVPVTESQGRVHTSAAGVLVLPEAEQVDVSIDENDLRIDVFRSSGPGGQSVNTTDSAVRITHVPSGIVASCQNEKSQLQNREQAMRILRARLLAVAQEAAAAEASDARRSQVRTVDRSERIRTYNYPENRISDHRTGYKSYNLDQVLDGDLGPVIASCTDADMAARLAALED; this comes from the coding sequence ATGTTCGAGGCCGTCGAGAGCATGCTCGCCGAGCACGCCGAGCTCGAGCAGCGTCTCGCCGAGCCCGAGACGCACGCTGACGCCCGGCTGGCCAAGCGGCTCAACCGCCGCTACTCCGAGCTCTCGGCGGTGATCCGCACCTGGCGGGAGTGGCAGCGCCTCGGCGAGGACGCCGGCGCGGCGCGCGAGCTCGCCGGCGAGGACCCCGCCTTCGGCGACGAGGCGGTCGAGCTCGACGCGCGCCGCGAGGAGGCGGCCGAGCGGTTGCGCCGGCTGCTGGTGCCGCGCGACGAGACCGACGACAAGGACGCGCTGCTGGAGGTGAAGTCCGGTGAGGGCGGCGAGGAGTCCGCCCTGTTCGCCGGTGACCTGCTGCGGATGTACACCCGCTACGCCGAGCGCCACGGCTGGTCGGTGGAGGTCCTCGACTCGACCGAGTCCGACCTGGGTGGCTACAAGTCGGTCACGGTGGCGGTCAAGGCCAAGGGCACGCCCGAGCCGGGGGAGGCCCCGTTCGCCCGGCTGAAGTTCGAGGGCGGCGTGCACCGCGTGCAGCGGGTGCCGGTCACCGAGTCGCAGGGGCGCGTGCACACCAGCGCGGCAGGGGTCCTGGTGCTGCCCGAGGCCGAGCAGGTCGACGTCAGCATCGACGAGAACGACCTGCGCATCGACGTCTTCCGCTCCAGCGGCCCCGGCGGCCAGAGCGTCAACACCACCGACTCCGCGGTGCGGATCACGCACGTGCCGAGCGGCATCGTGGCCAGCTGCCAGAACGAGAAGAGCCAGCTGCAGAACCGGGAGCAGGCGATGCGGATCCTGCGCGCCCGGCTGCTGGCGGTGGCCCAGGAGGCGGCCGCGGCCGAGGCGAGCGACGCCCGGCGCAGCCAGGTGCGCACCGTCGACCGCTCCGAGCGCATCCGCACCTACAACTACCCCGAGAACCGCATCTCCGACCACCGCACCGGCTACAAGTCCTACAACCTCGACCAGGTCCTCGACGGCGACCTCGGTCCGGTCATCGCGTCGTGCACCGACGCCGACATGGCCGCGCGTCTCGCTGCGCTGGAGGACTGA
- the prmC gene encoding peptide chain release factor N(5)-glutamine methyltransferase: MTARRVVLSTAVERLRAAGVPSPEHDAAELLAHVLGTERGRLVLVEEVGPDALPAYDALVARRAAREPLQHLTGRAWFRHVELAVGPGVFVPRPETELLAGWAVEQAGLLDEPVVVDLCTGSGAVARSVAHEVPAARVHAVELDPAAHAWAERNLLGTGVDLRLGDMATELEELAGTVDVVVCNPPYVPLEAWESVAPEARDHDPHLALFSGDDGLDALRVLERRAAVLLRPGGVLGAEHADVQGSSAPDVLSASGRWRDVRDHRDLAGRARFVTARLAR, encoded by the coding sequence GTGACCGCGCGGCGGGTGGTCCTCTCGACCGCTGTGGAGCGGCTGCGTGCGGCCGGCGTCCCCAGCCCCGAGCACGACGCCGCCGAGCTGCTCGCCCACGTGCTGGGCACCGAGCGCGGTCGACTGGTGCTCGTCGAGGAGGTCGGGCCGGACGCGCTGCCGGCGTACGACGCCCTGGTCGCGCGCCGCGCCGCCCGCGAGCCGCTGCAGCACCTCACCGGTCGCGCCTGGTTCCGCCACGTCGAGCTGGCCGTGGGGCCCGGGGTGTTCGTGCCCCGCCCCGAGACCGAGCTGCTGGCCGGCTGGGCGGTCGAGCAGGCCGGCCTGCTCGACGAGCCGGTGGTCGTCGACCTGTGCACCGGCTCGGGCGCGGTGGCCAGGTCGGTGGCCCACGAGGTGCCCGCGGCGCGGGTGCACGCCGTCGAGCTCGACCCGGCCGCCCACGCCTGGGCCGAGCGCAACCTGCTCGGCACCGGTGTCGACCTGCGGCTGGGCGACATGGCCACCGAGCTCGAGGAGCTCGCCGGCACCGTCGACGTGGTCGTGTGCAACCCGCCGTACGTGCCTCTCGAGGCGTGGGAGTCGGTCGCCCCGGAGGCCCGCGACCACGATCCGCACCTCGCGCTCTTCTCCGGCGACGACGGGCTCGACGCGCTGCGCGTGCTCGAGCGTCGCGCCGCGGTGCTGCTGCGTCCCGGGGGAGTGCTCGGGGCCGAGCACGCCGACGTGCAGGGCTCCTCCGCACCCGACGTGCTCAGCGCCAGCGGGCGGTGGCGCGACGTGCGCGACCACCGCGACCTGGCAGGGCGTGCACGCTTCGTGACGGCGAGGCTGGCACGATGA
- a CDS encoding L-threonylcarbamoyladenylate synthase, which yields MTSMERHGTSTPDEREQALDAASLAVQRGGLVVLPTDTVYGIGADAFDPAAVRALLKAKGRGRDMPPPVLVSAATTLDALAVRVPGYARALVEAFWPGPLTIVCHQQTSLQWDLGDTRGTVAVRMPDHEVARELLERTGPLAVSSANLTGRPAATDADAAQEMLGEHVDVIVDAGPSPQGADGAQPSTIVDVTGAQGRVLRVGALSLDQLNAVLEPLGATLTAED from the coding sequence ATGACCTCCATGGAACGCCACGGGACCTCCACGCCCGACGAGCGCGAGCAGGCGCTGGACGCCGCCAGCCTGGCCGTCCAGCGCGGCGGCCTCGTGGTGCTGCCCACCGACACCGTCTACGGCATCGGTGCCGACGCCTTCGACCCGGCCGCGGTGCGCGCGCTGCTCAAGGCCAAGGGCCGCGGTCGGGACATGCCGCCGCCGGTGCTGGTCAGCGCCGCCACCACGCTCGACGCGCTGGCCGTGCGGGTGCCCGGCTACGCACGGGCGCTGGTCGAGGCGTTCTGGCCCGGGCCGCTGACCATCGTGTGCCACCAGCAGACCTCGCTGCAGTGGGACCTCGGTGACACCCGCGGCACCGTGGCGGTGCGGATGCCCGACCACGAGGTCGCCCGTGAGCTCCTGGAGCGCACCGGCCCGCTGGCGGTGAGCTCGGCGAACCTCACCGGCCGTCCCGCCGCGACCGACGCCGACGCCGCGCAGGAGATGCTCGGCGAGCACGTCGACGTGATCGTCGACGCCGGCCCCAGCCCGCAGGGCGCCGACGGGGCGCAGCCCTCCACCATCGTCGACGTGACCGGCGCCCAGGGCCGCGTGCTGCGGGTCGGTGCGCTCTCGCTCGACCAGCTCAACGCCGTCCTCGAGCCGCTCGGCGCGACGCTGACCGCCGAGGACTGA
- a CDS encoding glycosyltransferase family 4 protein — MREYILVFLVAASVTYLLTVIAREIALRTGAVARVRDRDVHAEPIPYLGGLAMLGGLVAAYLVARELPFLSLSGAVVFRDAGVVIVAGALICAVGVLDDLFELDALTKLGGQLLAAGFLVAFGVQFYFFTGPDGQVFSLDPTQSALLTGFLVVATINAVNFVDGLDGLAAGVVGVGALAFFLFCYQLTSLNNAPRATTAALLAVALAGACVGFLPHNFNPARLFMGDSGSMLIGLVLSASAVTLTGQFAGSDLSQGGAGSQASLAPTLLPLLLPITILVVPLLDLVLAVVRRTRAGRSPFAPDKQHLHHRLLEIGHSQRRAVLIMWMWAALVAFGTVLASLYSGPWVVAALAGGAGLTVALTFLLPVLHRPGHAVPAGPPA; from the coding sequence GTGCGCGAGTACATCCTGGTCTTCCTCGTCGCGGCGTCGGTCACCTACCTGCTCACGGTGATCGCGCGCGAGATCGCGCTGCGCACCGGGGCCGTGGCCCGGGTCCGCGACCGCGACGTGCACGCGGAGCCGATCCCCTACCTGGGCGGCCTGGCGATGCTGGGCGGGCTGGTGGCGGCCTACCTGGTCGCGCGCGAGCTGCCGTTCCTCTCGCTGAGCGGGGCCGTGGTCTTCCGCGACGCCGGTGTGGTGATCGTCGCGGGCGCGCTCATCTGCGCGGTGGGGGTGCTCGACGACCTCTTCGAGCTCGACGCCCTGACCAAACTGGGCGGCCAGCTGCTGGCGGCCGGGTTCCTGGTGGCCTTCGGCGTGCAGTTCTACTTCTTCACCGGCCCCGACGGGCAGGTCTTCTCGCTCGACCCCACCCAGAGCGCGCTGCTGACCGGCTTCCTGGTCGTGGCGACGATCAACGCGGTGAACTTCGTCGACGGCCTCGACGGCCTCGCCGCCGGCGTCGTGGGCGTGGGTGCGCTGGCGTTCTTCCTGTTCTGCTACCAGCTCACCAGCCTCAACAACGCACCCCGGGCCACGACGGCGGCGCTGCTGGCGGTGGCGCTGGCGGGGGCCTGCGTGGGCTTCCTGCCCCACAACTTCAACCCGGCCCGGCTGTTCATGGGCGACTCCGGGTCGATGCTGATCGGGCTGGTGCTCTCGGCCAGCGCGGTCACCCTCACCGGGCAGTTCGCCGGCTCCGACCTGTCCCAGGGCGGGGCGGGCTCCCAGGCGAGCCTGGCCCCGACGCTGCTGCCGCTGCTGCTGCCGATCACCATCCTGGTGGTCCCGCTGCTCGACCTGGTGCTGGCCGTGGTGCGCCGCACCCGGGCCGGCAGGTCGCCGTTCGCCCCCGACAAGCAGCACCTGCACCACCGGCTGCTCGAGATCGGCCACTCGCAGCGTCGTGCCGTGCTGATCATGTGGATGTGGGCGGCCCTGGTCGCCTTCGGGACGGTGCTGGCCAGCCTCTACTCCGGGCCGTGGGTGGTGGCTGCGCTGGCCGGGGGAGCCGGGCTGACGGTGGCGCTGACCTTCCTGCTGCCGGTGCTGCACCGGCCCGGGCACGCCGTGCCCGCCGGACCCCCCGCCTGA